The Pontibacter korlensis sequence GTAGAGCTTCAGGTAAAGCTGTTGCAATATGTCATCCGCTGTTTCTTTATCCTGCACCCGCTTCATTATAAAGCCTCGAAGCTGTGCTTCATAATCCAGAAAAGCAGGTGCCACAGCAGCACAGCTGTCTTTAACTAAACCGTTGTCTTTATTAATGCAGCAATTATCCATAGCGCGTTTTTTTAGAAGTAAATATAGGTCAGCAGCAGGTAAGTTGTATACCTGCTGCTGACACCTTTCTTTCACTGGTTCTATTCTGTACTAAATGGCACTGGCGGTTTACAGACAGCATGCTGTGGCTGGCTCTCCATATACTGTAGACTCCCCGAAAGTATAAAATGCCTCCCAGTCTACTCCCTGTGGGTCTGTTATCCAGGACTTCTCTGACTTTGCATAGCAACAGGTACATTTACCTTCCTCCCGGATAGTACCTTTGGCTTCTTTCAGACGGCCGTATACTTCCTTCAACTCTTCTTCGCTTTCGCTCTGTATCCCTAAGTGCTCTATACCGGCATTTTCGGGGTGCAGCGAAATAGCAAAGTTAACCCGCGGATCCTCGAGCATCCACTTGGCATAATCATCCTTAAGTACGGTTGGCTCTGCACCAAACAGTGCTGTATAAAAAGCAGTAGATTCCTGCAGGTTTGTTACTCTTACATTTACGTGAAATCTTTTCATGGCTCTATCTTTTAAGTGTTTTTAGTTCTGATTACACCTTGATGACGGAGCGACTATTAAAAAGACGCAGCTCTTTGAAAAAATTTACAAAGAGCTGCGTTACAGTAAATCTAGCTGTTTACCCAGACATAGCCAGGCAGCAACCTTACTGCACATTCTTCACAAACACGATTTGCTCTGAATCTGATTTAATGATGCTGTTGTAGAATTCTATTAGTTGCGCGTACGTCTCTGGAGCAAAACGGCCTTTGTTCATTTTCATGCGCCGCATGTACGTTACATGCTGGCCATCTACTTTTACAGAGGCTGAGTATTCGCCAAAAACAGACTTGTGCTGCACCGCACCCGGCAAATACTCTACTGAGTATCCGGCCGGCATTTCTATCTCTACTGTGTCCACATCCAGGTAAGCCATCACGCGCACCACCTCAGTCAGGCGTTTCTCACTTTGGT is a genomic window containing:
- a CDS encoding ArsI/CadI family heavy metal resistance metalloenzyme gives rise to the protein MKRFHVNVRVTNLQESTAFYTALFGAEPTVLKDDYAKWMLEDPRVNFAISLHPENAGIEHLGIQSESEEELKEVYGRLKEAKGTIREEGKCTCCYAKSEKSWITDPQGVDWEAFYTFGESTVYGEPATACCL